Genomic segment of Vitis riparia cultivar Riparia Gloire de Montpellier isolate 1030 chromosome 19, EGFV_Vit.rip_1.0, whole genome shotgun sequence:
ATGCCCAGTGATTATGATGCGATTGAGTTCCCAGATCCAAAGATTATGAACGAAAACCAGTTGATGGTTTCAGAGTATTTTGGTATCCCGTGTACAAATTTAGACTCGCGTAGCTCTGAAGGGACTTTGGATAATGATAGTCACCTTAGTTCAGAAAAACTAGGGGTTCAGGTTGTGGAAAGCTTCTCAGAGGGTACTATTGAATCCGTCCAACTTCCAAAGCTTGATTCTCCCCCTAGTAGTGTATCTACTAATGGATCTCCATCCGCTTCTCTTCCTGCAAGCTCTGTGTCCTCTGATGCTTCAGGGACTTCAAAATCCCCAAATGAAGAACATGTTTCACCTCCAAAGGAGAAGAATGCAGATACTGGAGATGGTGAGAGCGATTCCTCAGGTGGTGCTCCATGCAATACATTTGCAAAGCCTGCTGTGACCGTGAACATTGAGCCAGAGCAAAAGATGGTGCAACAGGATATTGTAGACATGTACATGAAAAGCATGCAGCAATTCACCGAGTCTCTGGCAAAGATGAAACTCCCAATGGACATTGAAACTGAACCAACTAATTCAGGAAACTCTAGCTCTGATCAGAAACTACAAGCAGCtaagaacaacaacaacaacaacaacaacaacaacaactccCGAGTGTTCTATGGGAGTAGAGCTTTCTTCTGAGCTTTTGTTTGGCTGGTGGAGTGGAGGACACAGTGGTGactttttagatttttagaacCACGACTGATAGTAGTAGTAGTATTTAAGTGTAATAATGTAGTAGCAACCAGTGTGTGTGGTGTTCTCTTTTGTATGTTGAGATGTTTTAGCTGACGGGAAATCATGACTTGAATGGGGTACAAGCTATGTTCTGTTTCAACTGTTGTTGGTGTATATCAAATTATTCAgcttagatcttttcttctcttgtttTCCAACTTCTAGCTTTGATTAATAAGAAAATGAGTGGTGCAACTAGTTTCTGTGTTTTCTCTCTTCATCCTTCTGAATTCAACTTTTAATAATTACCAAAACCCCTTTGATGCTATGATCTGAGGGCTGGGCCCCTCATTCACATGGTGATTCATTGCTAACTGCAGAACTAGGCCAGGGTATCGATTATATTGGCTTCTGTGCATTTCGCAAAATCCACCACATTTTGCGTATCCATCCCTCCATCCCTTGTCTGTTTCcagaccttgacccaatgatGGAACTTTGCAGATCCGCATCTGGGACCAGCCCTCTTCGTGTTAGATTTTTGCTTCTTTTGGAAAGGTGGAGAAGCTCTTGTTTTTTAACATGGAAGGTTGTTTCTGGAGGATATTTACTTAACCCGCGACGCAACTGGCATATATCAATATCATCACAAACGAATCTATCAGATATGCCAACAGGTGGCATGTTAGCTACTTGGTGTGAGGTGCATCAATCCTCACCCACACATCTCCTTCTAGGACCCTTGAGCCTGCAATTTTTCATTGGAAAAATGGAGACCTACTTCCTCTTCATCGTCTCCCTTTGCATTTCAGCTCTCCTACTCCCAATTCTCACCTCCAAACCCAAGAAGAAGCTCCCTCCGGGGCCAATTGCCTTCCACATCATCAGCAAATACCTATGGCATCGTAAATCCTTCCCAGACTGGAGCCTATCCTCCGAAAACTACATGCCAAGGATGGCCCCATCGTCTCCCTTCCTATTGGCAACAGCTTCACCATCTTCGTGGCCAGCGGCTCCCTCGCCCACCAAGCCTTGATCCAAAATGCCACCATATTTGACGGTCTCCCCATTCCTCACGCTATCCACAAAATTACCAGCAGCAATCAACACGACATCAATTCTGCCCCTTACGGCCGCACCTGGCGCCTCCTCCGTAGAAATCTCACCTCTGAAATCCTCCATCCCTCGCTCCTTAAGTCATATGCCCGTGCCCGCAAGTGGGTCTTGGGAATCCTCATTACTGGGCTTCAGCAGAGCTCCAACACTGGAGATGGCATTGTCCGGGTGCTGAATGACTTCCACTTTGCCATAGTGTGCTTACTAGTTCTCATGTGTTATGGTGACAAACTTGATGAAAAGATGGTGAAAGAGATTGAAATATCTGAGCAGCGAGTGTTAGCTGGCTTTCTTCGTTTCCGTAAGCTCACTTTGTGGCCAGCTCTGGGGAAGATATTGTTTCGTAAGCAGTGGGAGGAATTCTTGCAGCTTCGCAAAAATCAGGAAAATGTTCTGATCTCTCTCATAAGAGCTAGACAGCAGTTGAAGCAGGAAATGCAAAGCAAACAAAACGAAGCCGACAGTGGTAGCGAAAAGGAGTCTGGTGGTTGTGTAACAGCCTATATAGATACTTTGCTGGATCTGGAATTGCCTGAAGAGAAGAGAACGCTTAATGATGGAGAGCTGGTTAGTTGTGCTCCGAGTTTCTAAATGCTGGGACGCATACCACCTCCCCTACACTGCAATGGATAATGGCAAACCTAGTGAAGTACCCGCATATTCAGACCAAGCTTTATAAAGAGATTAGCAGCGttatgggagagagagagaatgacgTGACTGAGGAAGATCTGCAAAAGATGCTCTACTTGAAGGCTGTGATACTGGAAGGCTTGCGGCGTCATCCTCCAGGACACTTTGGAGTGCCTCATGCAGTGACTGAAGATGTAATCCTGGGCGGCTATGATATCCCAAAAAACACCGCAGTATTTTTCATGGCAGCGGAGATAGCATGCAACCCAGAGGTGTGGGAAGATCCACTGGAGTTCAAGCCTGAGAGGTTCTCGAGTGGAGATGGCAAAGGGGTTGAATTGTTCGATGTAACTGGGACTAAGGAGATCAAAATGATGCCTTTTGGTGCAGGCAGGAGGATCTGCCCTGGATATGGTTTAGGAATTTTTCATTTGGAGTACTTTGTGGCTAATTTGATATGGCATTTTGCATGGACTGCTGTGGATGGAGATGACGTTGATCTATCTGAGAGTCCtctttcagctctaattccagTGGTGATGAAGAATCCAGTGAAGGCTCACATATCTCCAAGGGTGAAACAAGGTGAGGACACACATTAGATAGAAAGGGATTCCAAGATTGCCCTAATTATTCTGAATAATGAGGCTGGAAACCCCAGTGGTAGTATTTGCATGCTCATTAGAGATGCTAGGATAACTTCAAAGACAATTTGATAATTATCTCCATGGACATTCTTCCAGAGAAGCAAACAAGGTAGCTGATGTAGCATCCAACAAATGTTTATGTGCAGAATGGTCTTATTAATTCATCAAGTTTGGGACTTAATTGATCCTAGAAGCTAAGTATACCGACTAACAATTAAGTAGTGTGATTAAGATTAATTAAGGTGAGCAACTAGATCTGTAGGTTTTAGAATCTAGAAGTGTTGGAAGTGACTACCAAAAGCTGTATTTGAGACAACGAAAATGTCTACTCTTATTGAATGATCAATGCAACATTTATACACAAGGTTGCAAcataaaacaatagaaaaacagCAAAAATAGCTAGAACTAACAGCTATTTCCTATAAAATAGCAACAGCAACATAACAACTCCATGAAACTCTATCACCTTCATTGACTAAGTTGTTTTATGGTTGCAGCCTCAATTTCAGCATCTCTTCACAACTCAACAGCCTTCTTAATAGATTCTTAAGCTTCCTCAGTTCAGAACAACTTTCACACGTCTTCCAGCATGTTTGTAGCTActaagggtctgtttggttgctgtttttgaaaactgtctggaaaacagtttttggtgtttttagaaaaaaaaaaattgtgtttgagaactgaattttggaaaacagtttttgttctcaaaaaaacatgtttgacttagttaataaaaaaatatgtttgaaagatgttttttttttcttttccaattaataaaatattttcttcaagtaactttatattataaatttataaatatttttaaatacacagttcatttaaatttaaaaaattatttaattttaaaatttttatataagttgataaattattaaaaataaaataaaatatgatgtatCTATTTCACATGGGTCTTTTGTCCATCctacttttataattataaattaaatttataagcaatatttaatcattagaaATTACAACAAACATCACATAACACTAATGAGAACTagttaagttaataaatatatataaaatctaacaaAACACTAAAGTGttgacaaatatttaaaattaaaa
This window contains:
- the LOC117909159 gene encoding cell wall protein IFF7, which translates into the protein MDSPQSVVSPFKSSPVSIEPEKQKSELFVRNPGCLSGGIEVHRKESGMVCNMDAFVGSLEVYIHQARDIHNICIYHKQDVYAKLCLTSDPENAVSTKIINGGGQNPVFNDNLRLSVRTTESSLKCEIWMLSRVKNYLEDQLLGFALVPLSEVLLNNGKLEKEFSLSSTDLFHSPAGFVRLSLSYSGASPEVMAIPALPTALATNEASQDTEISESMPSDYDAIEFPDPKIMNENQLMVSEYFGIPCTNLDSRSSEGTLDNDSHLSSEKLGVQVVESFSEGTIESVQLPKLDSPPSSVSTNGSPSASLPASSVSSDASGTSKSPNEEHVSPPKEKNADTGDGESDSSGGAPCNTFAKPAVTVNIEPEQKMVQQDIVDMYMKSMQQFTESLAKMKLPMDIETEPTNSGNSSSDQKLQAAKNNNNNNNNNNNSRVFYGSRAFF